The following proteins come from a genomic window of Anopheles ziemanni chromosome 3, idAnoZiCoDA_A2_x.2, whole genome shotgun sequence:
- the LOC131286904 gene encoding vesicular glutamate transporter 3, which translates to MDEKEVSFLPKPKMPKVSCFRAICDRIPARLVLYFLSWSGFLVSFVMRNDINFALVAMVQDPSSNSTGSDHCASPSIVVSSTQDNFTTLKAVIKSSFYWCYVLSQVVGGVATQYFGTKCVFGWSQFLTAACSLLIPAAADVHYGAVILLRSVQGFASGLTWPAMYAIVGYWIPPVERSRFMSSFQGFSIGIGLTYPLCGFIIAHFGWREVFYTTGTIGMVWCIFWYLLAYNTPQEHPRITAEELEYIELNVSEDIKNGQGMRVPWRRIFTSMPVWAIGLTTFGRIWVHYTFIMSGPEYMQKIFCFDIQQNGLLSGAPFLCSYLSSVLFCYVADLLMDHKTLSLTNVRKLFTALSQIVPGVLVLLVGYLGYQIVTVLVLWFVAVTFITASYAGAMANIVDIAPNLAGPVLAFAQTIHMTASFLQPLVTGFMVTDSQNLTQWLHVFGVSSVVAISTYVIYQVFGTADIQSWNYPVADPEVTSSDDSAVIANQPMIKVVPGLKFDDDDDEEDN; encoded by the exons ATGGATGAAAAAGAAGTATCTTTCTTACCGAAGCCCAAGATGCCGAAAGTCAGCTGCTTCCGCGCAATCTGTG ATCGCATACCGGCCCGCTTGGTGCTGTACTTCCTGTCCTGGTCCGGCTTTCTCGTGTCGTTCGTGATGCGCAACGACATCAATTTTGCGCTGGTAGCAATGGTGCAGGACCCTAGCTCCAACTCCACCGGAAGCGACCACTGCGCCTCTCCGTCGATAGTTGTTTCCAGTACGCAAGATAACTTTACGACGCTGA AGGCCGTGATCAAGTCGTCGTTCTACTGGTGCTACGTGCTATCGCAGGTGGTCGGCGGGGTCGCGACCCAGTACTTCGGCACGAAGTGTGTGTTCGGTTGGTCGCAATTCCTGACAGCGGCCTGCAGCTTGCTGATACCGGCGGCCGCCGACGTACACTACGGTGCCGTGATTCTGCTGCGCTCGGTGCAGGGCTTCGCCAGTGGGCTCACTTGGCCCGCAATGTACGCCATCGTCGGGTACTGGATTCCGCCGGTCGAGCGTAGTCGCTTCATGAGCAGCTTCCAGGGCTTCAGCATCGGCATCGGGTTGACGTACCCACTGTGCGGTTTCATCATAGCGCACTTTGGCTGGCGGGAGGTGTTCTACACCACCGGTACGATCGGTATGGTGTGGTGCATTTTCTGGTACCTGCTGGCGTACAATACACCGCAGGAGCATCCGCGGATCACGGCCGAGGAGCTCGAGTACATCGAGCTGAACGTCAGCGAGGACATCAAGAATGGGCAGGGTATGCGCGTGCCGTGGCGCCGCATCTTCACCTCGATGCCCGTGTGGGCCATCGGGTTGACGACGTTCGGGCGCATCTGGGTGCACTACACGTTCATCATGTCCGGGCCGGAGTACATGCAGAAGATCTTCTGCTTCGACATCCAGCAGAACGGGCTGCTGTCCGGTGCACCCTTCCTCTGCTCGTACCTCTCGTCGGTGCTGTTCTGCTACGTGGCCGACCTGCTGATGGACCACAAGACGCTGTCGCTCACGAACGTACGCAAGCTGTTCACCGCTCTATCGCAGATCGTGCCGGGCGTACTGGTGCTTCTCGTCGGATACCTCGGCTACCAGATCGTGACGGTGCTGGTGCTGTGGTTTGTGGCCGTTACCTTCATCACCGCGTCGTACGCCGGGGCCATGGCGAACATCGTGGACATTGCACCGAACCTGGCCGGACCGGTGCTCGCATTTGCCCAGACCATCCACATGACGGCCTCCTTCTTGCAGCCGCTCGTTACCGGCTTCATGGTGACGGATTCG CAAAACCTAACGCAATGGTTGCACGTGTTCGGTGTCTCGTCGGTGGTCGCAATAAGCACGTACGTAATCTACCAGGTGTTCGGTACGGCGGACATTCAGTCTTGGAACTACCCGGTCGCCGATCCGGAAGTGACGTCGTCGGACGATTCGGCCGTCATTGCCAACCAGCCGATGATCAAGGTGGTACCGGGTCTAAAGtttgacgacgatgacgacgaggaggacaaCTGA